DNA from Actinoplanes sp. SE50/110:
ACGCGGCCCAGGGGCCGGCCGGCCTGCTTCGCGTACGCCTCCGCCTTCCCCTTCGCGTCGGCGAACGCCCTGCTGCGCGCGGTGGCGAGCAGCGCGCTGTCGTTCTCGATGCTGAACGAGACGCCGTTGAGCCGGGCCGCGTCACCGCCGGCGGCGATGGTCGCGGACAGGATCGCCCCGGCTTTCGGCAGGTCGCGGATTTCCGCGGTGATCCCCTGGTCCACGGTGTAGCCGGTGGCCTTGCCGTCGTTGTCGCGCGCCTGGTTGACGTCAACGCTGGAGGTCAGCAGGTCGGTGCGGGTCAGTCCGGCACGCAGGAGCGCGTCGCGCATCCGGGTGGCGGCGGTGTCGGCCCGGTCCAGCGCGGCGGCGACCGTGGGCGCGGTGGTCTCGACACCGAAGTTGGCGGTCAGCAGGTCGGGCTCTCCGTACACCTCACCGACGCCGGTGACCTGGACACTCTCCCAGGACGGATCGGATGCCGAGGCGAACGCCGGGGCGGCCGGCAGCATGCCGGTGAGCGCCAGGACGGTGGCCGGGATCACGAAGCGGGACTTGATCATCTCGCCACTCTTCAGGCGGACGGCACCGGTCGTACG
Protein-coding regions in this window:
- a CDS encoding SIMPL domain-containing protein is translated as MIKSRFVIPATVLALTGMLPAAPAFASASDPSWESVQVTGVGEVYGEPDLLTANFGVETTAPTVAAALDRADTAATRMRDALLRAGLTRTDLLTSSVDVNQARDNDGKATGYTVDQGITAEIRDLPKAGAILSATIAAGGDAARLNGVSFSIENDSALLATARSRAFADAKGKAEAYAKQAGRPLGRVVKVTESAPDLPAPGDQIRAVSSAMFPADSPVPIEPGRQRLSATVTVEWLFARTPAPKVAARG